From the bacterium genome, the window CATATTTGCGTCTGGACCCGCCGACTATGTGGATGCAGTAAACCTGCTTTGCTCCAGAATTGTCGGCGACGTTTAGTATCGTTTCCTGCTGAATCATGGTATCGCTCCGAACCCGGCCTGGCTGTTATACGGCGCGCTCAAGGATTTCCTTCACCTTCCAGCATTTGTCCTTGCTGAGAGGGCGGGTCTCCTCGATGAGCACCTTATCGCCGATACGGCACTCGTTGTTCTCGTCATGCGCCTTGAATTTTTTCGAGCGCATTATGTATTTCTTGAAGCGCTGGTCTTTCTCAAGGCCGGAAACCCGGACTGTAATGGTCTTTTCCATCTTGTCGCTGACCACCACGCCGATTCGCTTTTTGCGGTTGCCTCTGGTCTTTTCGGGCATCTTAACTCTCCGCGCCCTGCGCTTGGCGCTCTTTTTCCGTGAGAACCGTCAGCACGCGAGCGAGGTCGCGGCGCACACGGCTTATCGCGGCGGTGTTTTCCAACTGCTTTGTCTCGAGCTGAAAGCGGAGATTCATGTATTCCTGCCGCAGCTCGTCGATTTTCGCACGGAGGTCGTTCGGGGAAGCCCCCCGCAGCTCTTTAGCCTTCATAGATGTCCTCGCGGGAGATGATGCGCGTCTGCATCGGGAGCTTGTGGCCGGCGCGGCGCAATGCCTCGTGGGCCATCTCCTCTGTTACGCCGCGAATCTCGTAGAGGATGCGTCCCGGCTTTACCACCGCGACCCACAGCTCCGGAGCGCCTTTTCCCTTACCCATACGAGTTTCAAGCGGCTTTTTCGTTACGGGCTTGTCGGGGAAGATGCGTATCCACAGACGCCCGCCGCGCTTGACGTGGTGCGATATCGCGATACGGGCCGCTTCGATCTGCCGGTTGGTGAGCCAGCAGTCTTCCATCGCCTGCAGCGCGTAATCGCCGAAAGTTATCGTGCTTCCCCGGTAGGCGAGCCCGCGGCGGCGGCCCTTCTGCACCTTCCGGAATTTCATTGCCTTTGGACTGAGCATTTTTCCCTACCCCCTGTTGCTGGGGTTATCAGCGTCTGTCAGGACTTCGCCCTTGAAGATCGTCACCTTCACGCCAACCACGCCGTAGGTGGTGTGGCTCTCAGCGAAGCCGTGGTCGATATCTGCGCGAATGGTGTGAAGCGGCACGCGCCCTTCGCGATACCATTCGACTCTGGCTATTTCAGCTCCACCCAGGCGTCCGGCGAGGTTGACCCTTATGCCTTCGGCGCCGAGCTTCATGGTGGTGGATACCGCGCGTTTCATCGCCCTTCTGAAGCTTACGCGGCGCTTGAGCTGGGAGGCGATGTTCTCCGCTACCAGCTTGGCGTCGAGCTCGGGACGCTTGATCTCGCGGACGTTGACGAAGACTTCCTTGCCGATTTTCGCCGAAAGGAGCGCGCGAAGCTTGTCTATCTCCGCACCTTTCTTGCCGATGACGATGCCGGGGCGGGCGGTGTGGATCTCGACGCGAACCTTGTTCGCGACGCGCTCGATCTCGATGGTGGAGACGGCGGCCTGATCCAGAGTCTTGGTCAGGTAATCCCGGATGGCAAGATCTTCGTGGAGAGTTTTGGCATAATCGCGCCCAACATACCAGCGTGAGAGCCAGGGCTTTATAATCCCTACGCGAAACCCGTAGGGATGAACTTTTTGACCCACTTGGTTCCTCCTCTACTTCTCGGCAAGCACCACGCTGACGTGGCTCGTTTTTTTGCGGATCTGAAATGCGCGGCCTTGGGCACGCGGACGGAACCGCTTAAGTGTCGGGCCTTCGTCAACCCGTATTTCCTTGACCATAAGAGCGTCTATGTCGAGACCGTGATTGTTTTCCGCGTTGGCCACGGCGGACTCGATGAGCTTCTTTATCGGCAGGCTCGCCGACCTGTTTACGAACTTGAGGGTGTCGAGCGCGCTGCCGACCGGCTTGCCGCGAACCATGTCCGCTACGAGCCTGGCCTTGCGCGGTGATATCCTCAGTGCTTTTAATTTAGCTGCTGCTTCCATTTGAGTCCTCCGCCTGCCTTACTTCTTCTTGCCTTTGCCCTCGCCCTTGACGTGCGAGTAGAAGGTCCTGGTGGGCGAAAATTCGCCGAGCTTGTGGCCGACCATGTTTTCGGTGACTGACACGGGCACGAAGGTCTTGCCGTTGTAGACGGCTAAAGTCAGTCCCACGAATTCGGGGGTGATGGTCGAACGCCGGGACCAGGTCTGGATGACCTTGCGATCACCGATTTCCTTGGCTTTGGTGACCTTCTTCGCCAGATGGTCGTCGACGAAGGGGCCTTTTTTTATGGAACGGGCCATCTATTCTGCTCCTATTTACGCCTGCGCACGATGTAGCGGTCGGTAACCTTGTTGTTGCGGGTCTTTTTGCCCTTGGTGGGCACGCCCCAGGGTGTGACCGGGTGTCTGCCGCCGCTGGTGCGGCCTTCGCCGCCGCCGTGCGGATGGTCGATGGGGTTCATCGCTACGCCGCGCACTGTGGGCCTGATGCCGAGCCAACGGTTCCTGCCGGCCTTGCCGATGCTTATGTTCTCAAACTCTTCGTTGCCGACCTGCCCGATGGTGGCGAAGCATTCCATACGGACCTGGCGCATCTCGCCGGAGGGGAGGCGGAGCACCGCGTAATCGCCCTCTTTGGCCATGAGCTGGGCGTAGGTACCGGCCGAGCGGGCCATCTGTCCGCCCTTGCCGAGCTTCAGCTCTATGTTGTGGACCAGCGTACCGAGCGGGATGCTGGCGAGGGGCAGAGCGTTGCCGGGGCGAATTTCAGCCTTGGCCCCGCTCATTACCGTGTCGCCCACACCCAGGTCCTTGGGGGCCAGAATGTAGCGCTTTTCGCCGTCGGCGTAGTTCAAAAGGGCGATGCGGGAGTTGCGGTTCGGATCGTACTGTATCGAGTCGACCTTCGCCGGTATTCCGTGCTTGTCGCGCTTGAAATCGATGATTCTGTAACGGCGCTTGTTTCCGCCGCCGATGTGACGACAGGTGACGCGGCCCACGTTGTTGCGGCCGCCGGTCCTCTTCTTGGAGACAAGAAGGCTCTTCTCCGGCGTCGTCTTCGTCACCTCCTCATAGGTGGAAGCCGTTACAAAGCGGCGTCCTGGCGAGGTGGGTCGGTATCGTTTGATGGCCATCTTTTAATTCCTCATACGGGGAGCCTTAAGGCTACACCCCTTCAAAAAACTCGATGGTATCGCCTTCGTTCAAGGTGACGTAGGCCTTTTTCCAGTTGCGCTTCCGGCCGAGGTACTTGCCCATGCGGGCGTTCTTGCCGCGAACGACGGCGGTGTGTACGCCGGTCACCTTGACCTTGAAGATCTTTTCTACGGCGGCCTTGACCTGCGCCTTGGTGGCGCCCACGGCGACCTCGAAAACTATCTTGTTGTCCTGCTCCTTGACCATCGTCGATTTCTCGCTGATCACGGGGCGGACCAG encodes:
- a CDS encoding 50S ribosomal protein L2, which produces MAIKRYRPTSPGRRFVTASTYEEVTKTTPEKSLLVSKKRTGGRNNVGRVTCRHIGGGNKRRYRIIDFKRDKHGIPAKVDSIQYDPNRNSRIALLNYADGEKRYILAPKDLGVGDTVMSGAKAEIRPGNALPLASIPLGTLVHNIELKLGKGGQMARSAGTYAQLMAKEGDYAVLRLPSGEMRQVRMECFATIGQVGNEEFENISIGKAGRNRWLGIRPTVRGVAMNPIDHPHGGGEGRTSGGRHPVTPWGVPTKGKKTRNNKVTDRYIVRRRK
- a CDS encoding 30S ribosomal protein S19, yielding MARSIKKGPFVDDHLAKKVTKAKEIGDRKVIQTWSRRSTITPEFVGLTLAVYNGKTFVPVSVTENMVGHKLGEFSPTRTFYSHVKGEGKGKKK
- a CDS encoding 30S ribosomal protein S17; protein product: MPEKTRGNRKKRIGVVVSDKMEKTITVRVSGLEKDQRFKKYIMRSKKFKAHDENNECRIGDKVLIEETRPLSKDKCWKVKEILERAV
- a CDS encoding 50S ribosomal protein L16, coding for MLSPKAMKFRKVQKGRRRGLAYRGSTITFGDYALQAMEDCWLTNRQIEAARIAISHHVKRGGRLWIRIFPDKPVTKKPLETRMGKGKGAPELWVAVVKPGRILYEIRGVTEEMAHEALRRAGHKLPMQTRIISREDIYEG
- a CDS encoding 50S ribosomal protein L29, which encodes MKAKELRGASPNDLRAKIDELRQEYMNLRFQLETKQLENTAAISRVRRDLARVLTVLTEKERQAQGAES
- a CDS encoding 30S ribosomal protein S3, with the translated sequence MGQKVHPYGFRVGIIKPWLSRWYVGRDYAKTLHEDLAIRDYLTKTLDQAAVSTIEIERVANKVRVEIHTARPGIVIGKKGAEIDKLRALLSAKIGKEVFVNVREIKRPELDAKLVAENIASQLKRRVSFRRAMKRAVSTTMKLGAEGIRVNLAGRLGGAEIARVEWYREGRVPLHTIRADIDHGFAESHTTYGVVGVKVTIFKGEVLTDADNPSNRG
- a CDS encoding 50S ribosomal protein L23 produces the protein MQTSPYDVLVRPVISEKSTMVKEQDNKIVFEVAVGATKAQVKAAVEKIFKVKVTGVHTAVVRGKNARMGKYLGRKRNWKKAYVTLNEGDTIEFFEGV
- a CDS encoding 50S ribosomal protein L22, with protein sequence MEAAAKLKALRISPRKARLVADMVRGKPVGSALDTLKFVNRSASLPIKKLIESAVANAENNHGLDIDALMVKEIRVDEGPTLKRFRPRAQGRAFQIRKKTSHVSVVLAEK